A genome region from Alistipes dispar includes the following:
- a CDS encoding DUF4091 domain-containing protein encodes MKPYLSSLLLSAGLSLSLVSCDSGTARKISSFDELPDPTADTLSDWSDVPRGLHASFVSTDAVFRRSVAPDAAPATSARLEGWRGERVSAQLLLWTASGAEGVEVEVEPFRSDGHTLPEDAARARFVRYVLSDEFGNKCGYHDPAIYPPHLVPDMLDDIEVFDIKARSVRPVWITVSIPADAPAGEYASTVKVYAKGRQLRTFDIGLTVIGRELPPPAEWNYYLDLWQHPAAVARVEGLDLWSDAHFEALVPYMRLLADAGQKVVTTTLNKDPWNNQCFDAYADMIVWTKNADGSWSYDYTVFDRWVELMTGLGIDRTINCYSMLPWNNELHYRDGSTGRFVDVTADPGTPAFEALWVPFLTDFSGHLREKGWLGRTNIAMDERSPEEMTDALGLLRKTAPELGIAMADNKNSYLNYPFINSMCVKVRDRVPPQHIAERRAQGFITTYYVCCSDRFPNMFTFSAPAEAVYAGWYMAACGYDGFLRWAYNSWVGEPLTDSRFRTFPAGDTYIIYPGARSSVRFERLVEGIQDAEKISILKKEFAAKGTPEAASRLEQLETLLSGFATITPEKGWPDRLSRAKRKLNELSR; translated from the coding sequence ATGAAACCGTACCTTTCTTCGTTGTTATTGTCCGCAGGGCTCTCCCTGTCGCTCGTCTCGTGCGACAGCGGGACCGCCCGGAAAATCTCATCGTTCGACGAACTGCCCGACCCCACGGCCGACACGCTCTCCGACTGGTCGGACGTTCCCCGAGGGCTCCACGCCTCGTTCGTGAGCACGGACGCCGTTTTCAGACGTTCGGTCGCCCCGGACGCAGCGCCCGCGACATCCGCCCGGCTGGAGGGATGGCGCGGCGAACGGGTGTCCGCCCAACTGCTGCTCTGGACCGCCTCCGGTGCGGAAGGCGTAGAGGTCGAGGTGGAGCCGTTCCGATCGGACGGGCACACGCTTCCCGAAGACGCCGCCCGCGCCCGATTCGTCCGCTATGTCCTGAGCGACGAGTTCGGCAACAAATGCGGCTATCACGATCCGGCGATCTACCCGCCGCACCTGGTTCCGGACATGCTCGACGACATCGAGGTTTTCGACATAAAGGCCCGAAGCGTCCGTCCGGTGTGGATAACGGTCTCCATCCCGGCCGACGCCCCCGCCGGAGAGTACGCTTCGACGGTAAAAGTGTATGCAAAAGGGCGGCAGCTCCGAACATTCGACATCGGACTCACGGTCATCGGCCGGGAACTCCCGCCCCCTGCCGAATGGAACTACTACCTCGACCTCTGGCAGCACCCTGCGGCCGTCGCCCGCGTCGAAGGGCTCGACCTGTGGAGCGACGCCCACTTCGAGGCCCTTGTCCCGTACATGCGGCTGCTGGCCGACGCCGGCCAAAAGGTCGTCACCACGACGCTGAACAAGGACCCGTGGAACAACCAGTGCTTCGACGCCTATGCCGACATGATCGTCTGGACAAAGAATGCAGACGGATCGTGGAGCTACGACTACACGGTCTTCGACCGGTGGGTCGAACTGATGACGGGGCTGGGAATCGACCGTACCATCAACTGCTACTCGATGCTGCCGTGGAACAACGAACTCCACTACCGGGACGGTTCCACGGGCCGTTTCGTCGATGTGACGGCCGATCCGGGCACTCCGGCCTTCGAAGCGCTGTGGGTGCCGTTCCTCACCGACTTCTCCGGACACCTCCGCGAAAAGGGGTGGCTCGGACGGACGAATATCGCCATGGACGAACGTTCGCCGGAGGAGATGACCGATGCGCTCGGCCTCCTGCGGAAGACGGCGCCCGAACTGGGGATCGCCATGGCCGACAACAAGAACAGCTACCTGAACTATCCTTTCATAAACAGCATGTGCGTCAAAGTCCGCGACCGGGTTCCGCCGCAGCATATCGCCGAGCGACGCGCCCAAGGCTTCATAACGACCTACTATGTCTGCTGTTCGGACCGCTTCCCCAACATGTTCACCTTCTCCGCCCCCGCCGAAGCGGTCTATGCCGGATGGTATATGGCCGCCTGCGGTTACGACGGATTTCTGCGCTGGGCCTACAATTCGTGGGTCGGGGAGCCGCTGACCGACTCGCGTTTCAGGACCTTCCCCGCCGGCGATACATACATCATTTACCCCGGGGCACGCTCTTCGGTCCGGTTCGAACGGCTGGTCGAAGGAATACAGG
- a CDS encoding endonuclease/exonuclease/phosphatase family protein gives MKNSGKIILAVMLLAGMLPLTSCGKSETPKLSTGGIGGNESGTSEEYKYPKTSQSAIRLMTYNSYYCRSNTGTPAVSQTNTENFARVIKTLDADIVAIQELDKGALNRNKRDLLQEIADATGIDYQVIFAPAADYMGGKIGPGVLVKKDLGVQNVEMVELPGDEGRMLIVVETPDFVFMGTHLDLNDDARRRSASIINEVSNGYRKPVFLAGDLNDSHRWSGGGAAFPILTSEFAIKSSTEGTLPGQPNETIDYILFDGNDQPSAVNFLETGVVKKLNFNGKVEDLDTVSDHFPVYLDIELK, from the coding sequence ATGAAAAATTCAGGCAAAATCATCCTCGCCGTCATGCTCCTCGCGGGCATGCTTCCCCTCACCTCGTGCGGAAAATCGGAGACACCGAAGCTCAGCACCGGAGGCATCGGCGGCAACGAAAGCGGCACTTCCGAAGAGTACAAATACCCCAAAACCTCGCAGTCGGCAATCCGGCTGATGACCTACAATTCCTACTATTGCCGCAGCAACACAGGGACACCGGCCGTCTCGCAGACGAACACGGAAAACTTCGCCCGGGTGATCAAGACGCTCGACGCCGACATCGTAGCGATCCAGGAACTCGACAAAGGGGCGCTGAACCGCAACAAACGCGACCTGTTGCAGGAAATCGCCGACGCGACCGGCATCGACTACCAGGTCATTTTCGCCCCGGCGGCGGACTACATGGGCGGCAAGATCGGCCCCGGAGTCCTCGTCAAGAAAGACCTGGGGGTCCAAAATGTGGAAATGGTCGAACTGCCGGGCGACGAGGGCCGCATGCTGATCGTCGTCGAAACGCCCGATTTCGTCTTCATGGGAACCCATCTCGACCTGAACGACGACGCGAGACGGCGGAGCGCCTCCATCATCAACGAAGTGTCGAACGGTTACCGGAAACCGGTGTTCCTCGCCGGCGACCTCAACGACTCCCACAGATGGTCGGGCGGCGGCGCGGCCTTCCCCATCCTCACGAGCGAATTTGCGATCAAGAGCTCTACCGAAGGGACGCTTCCCGGCCAGCCCAACGAAACCATCGACTACATCCTGTTCGACGGCAACGACCAACCGTCCGCGGTAAACTTTCTCGAAACCGGAGTCGTGAAAAAACTGAATTTCAACGGCAAGGTCGAGGACCTCGACACCGTATCGGATCATTTCCCGGTCTATCTGGACATCGAACTGAAATAA
- a CDS encoding RagB/SusD family nutrient uptake outer membrane protein, with the protein MKKTFYTLCIAAVFVSCNLDEFPLDKLAPENYFNNEAELETFTNTFYQQNFPEASSIYSESADVIIVTTLQPEVSGTRTVVNEGGGWDTGSWQPLTYINNYLHYSHRCSDTKARERYDGVARFFRAYFYFEKVKRFGDVPWYDRPLKSDDPDLYKARDSRELVMSKILEDIDYAIDKLPQEQNVYSVTQWTALALKSRICLFEGTFRKYHGIAGYEEYLDECIEAAEQFIDESPYQIYKGSQTPYRDLFSSNNAISTEVILARDYEIGLNIIHNANNYTLSNTYGMPGLNKKIVDSYLKTDGSRFTDVPGYATMEFYQEMQDRDPRLTQTVRGPGYTRIGQTDRLSPDFSCSTTGYQLTKWVTDPSQDGYNKSYNDIILFRAAEVYLNFAEAKAERGTLTQTDIDKSIKPIRDRVGMPNLDMEEANDNPDPYLTSDVTGYPHVSGENKGVILEIRRERTIELIAEGHRYYDMVRWKEGKMFEQEFKGMYFTPGMNSDGYRIYDLDGSGDVSALDVCLYTTSSAPKAADHPELAVIKTFLKIGSAFELTGAAGGNIIVHNTETEPREWREDRDYLYPLPLSQIQFAPDKIKQNPNW; encoded by the coding sequence ATGAAAAAGACATTCTATACCCTATGTATCGCCGCGGTGTTCGTTTCGTGCAATCTCGATGAATTCCCGCTGGACAAGCTGGCTCCCGAGAACTATTTCAACAACGAGGCGGAACTGGAAACCTTCACCAATACCTTTTACCAGCAGAACTTTCCCGAGGCAAGCAGCATCTACTCCGAAAGTGCCGACGTCATCATCGTGACGACGCTCCAGCCCGAAGTGTCGGGTACGCGCACGGTCGTCAATGAAGGCGGCGGATGGGACACCGGGAGCTGGCAGCCGCTCACCTACATCAACAACTACCTCCACTATTCGCACCGCTGCAGCGACACGAAGGCCCGCGAGCGCTATGACGGCGTGGCCCGGTTCTTCCGCGCCTACTTCTATTTCGAGAAAGTGAAACGCTTCGGCGACGTGCCCTGGTACGACCGGCCCCTGAAATCGGACGACCCCGATCTATACAAGGCCCGCGACTCCCGCGAACTGGTCATGTCCAAGATTCTCGAGGACATCGACTACGCCATCGACAAACTGCCGCAGGAACAGAACGTCTACAGCGTCACGCAGTGGACCGCCCTCGCCCTCAAGTCGCGGATCTGTCTTTTCGAAGGCACATTCCGCAAATACCACGGCATAGCCGGTTACGAAGAGTACCTGGACGAATGCATCGAGGCGGCAGAACAGTTCATCGACGAGAGTCCGTATCAGATATACAAGGGTTCGCAGACCCCCTACCGGGACCTCTTCTCGTCGAACAACGCCATCTCCACGGAAGTGATCCTGGCCCGCGACTACGAAATCGGGCTGAACATCATTCATAACGCCAACAACTACACGCTCTCCAACACCTACGGTATGCCGGGACTGAACAAGAAGATCGTGGACAGCTACCTCAAGACGGACGGCAGCCGTTTCACGGACGTTCCGGGATACGCCACAATGGAGTTCTATCAGGAGATGCAGGACCGCGACCCGCGGCTCACGCAGACCGTCCGCGGACCGGGCTACACCCGCATAGGCCAGACGGACCGACTCTCGCCCGACTTCTCGTGCTCGACGACCGGATACCAGCTGACCAAATGGGTGACCGATCCCAGTCAGGACGGTTACAATAAGTCGTACAACGACATCATCCTCTTCCGTGCCGCCGAAGTCTACCTGAACTTCGCCGAGGCCAAGGCCGAACGCGGAACGCTGACCCAGACGGATATCGACAAATCCATCAAACCGATCCGCGACCGGGTGGGCATGCCGAATCTCGACATGGAAGAGGCCAACGACAATCCGGATCCGTATCTTACCAGCGACGTGACGGGATATCCGCATGTCAGCGGCGAGAACAAGGGCGTCATCCTCGAAATCCGCCGCGAACGGACCATCGAACTGATCGCCGAAGGACACCGCTACTACGACATGGTACGCTGGAAAGAGGGTAAAATGTTCGAACAGGAGTTCAAGGGCATGTACTTCACGCCCGGCATGAACTCCGACGGATACCGCATCTATGACCTCGACGGCAGCGGCGACGTCAGCGCACTGGATGTCTGCCTCTACACGACCTCTTCGGCGCCGAAGGCCGCGGACCATCCGGAACTCGCCGTCATCAAGACGTTCCTCAAGATCGGCAGCGCCTTCGAACTGACCGGAGCCGCCGGAGGCAACATCATCGTCCACAACACCGAGACCGAACCGCGCGAGTGGCGCGAAGACAGGGATTATCTCTATCCGCTGCCGCTGTCGCAGATTCAGTTCGCTCCCGACAAGATCAAACAGAATCCGAACTGGTAA
- a CDS encoding alpha-N-acetylglucosaminidase TIM-barrel domain-containing protein, whose protein sequence is MLRLTSFCRTGLLVLSLSIPILAGAAPEQPDFSGVARLVERRIPFLAGKVDFRPASDAAGSCDAFTLSARQGRLTIEASSSSAAATAVNYYLNHYCGMSLSHNGDNLHDLPSLPEVVPSVTVRSPFRYRYALNYCTYNYTYSFYDWNDWERELDWMALNGVNLMLAPLGTELVWARTLEDAGFTEEEIGDFIPGPAFTAWWLMGNLEGWGGPMSRGMMESRARMQRRILARMAELGIEPVLQGFWGMVPNKLREKYPDARIVDQGLWGRIFPRPAILLPEDPLFDRMADRYYSVLRELYGDSVNYLGGDLFHEGGDTTGMHVTRTASLIQASMQRHFPGSKWMLQGWSGNPKKELLAGLDPALTVVIDLFGESGSTWRNTGEFYGTPWIWATVNHFGGKTDMGGQLPVILAGPHEARSESKNLLCGVGILPEGIAANPIVYDWALKTAWEPGAPDPDDYLRRYIAYRYGTWNDHVHEAWRLLLGSVYGEFAIKGEGTFESIFCARPGLDVTSVSTWGPKRFQYDPAKLVDALVLFRKAAEQYGNSPTYRYDLADLARQVLANHARDIYQRTVKAYRRGDREGFGLLAADFLALLGLQDRLTGTQPDFLLGRWLDKALHYGDNEQERRQSLKNAKTQITYWGPADPNTRVHDYANKEWSGLLADYYLPRWKAFFEYLSADMEGRKIPEPDYFGMEKAWADSGKEYPTEPRGELLAKVDSVLLAVRPPYKDRNLTPRERANDLLGRMTLREKIAQMRHIHFKHFDDGGEVDLEKLASSTGGVGWGCVEAFPYSSEQYMKAMRQIQAYMRSDTRLGIPVIPVMEGLHGVVQDGSTIFPQAIAQGATFNPQLVGGMAGHIADEMEAIGAKQVLAPVLDIARELRWGRVEETFGEDPHLISCMGAAYMQAMHAKGMITTPKHFVAHGTPTAGLNLASVKGGKRELMSLYVKPFRELIAATKPLSAMNCYSSYDDEAVTGSKSLMTGLLRDSLGFRGYVYSDWGSVRMLSHFHRVAAPGGAAARMAIEAGIDLEAGSEEYRHAERMVREGFLDEKHIDRAVGNILFAKFASGLFDGEPADTLGWRRKIHAPEAVRLARQIADESAVLLENRNGVLPLSPGKLRSVAVIGPNADRVQFGDYSWSAEKDEGVTPLRGIREYLAGSGVRVNYAEGCDPYSQDESGFGEALKAARRSDVVVAFVGSQSAVLARASEPATSGEGYDLTSLRLPGVQEELVEELARTGKPMIVVLVTGKPFELARIRELADAVLVQWYAGEEAGASVAGILFGKTNPSGRLPVSFPQSAGHLPCYYNHLPTDKGYYNKKGSPDSPGRDYVFSDPEPLYPFGYGLSYTRFEYSGMETVSRELTATDTLKVNVRVKNTGSRTGREVVQLYVRDPISSVVTPVRQLQAFDKVELAPGEERQVRFSIPVQQLALYDAGMRRVVEPGDFELQVGASSRDIRLRDTVTVAGRADIPAPKATGAEAGAVRKPGAEVEISGTVRNVQAAVMPNVRVCAASAPARAVVTDRHGRYALRIRTNDRAVFELEGYERREIDVTEGGSLDIELEPIMN, encoded by the coding sequence ATGCTACGCCTGACTTCATTTTGCCGGACGGGGCTCCTCGTCCTGTCCCTGTCGATTCCGATCCTGGCCGGAGCGGCTCCGGAGCAGCCGGATTTCAGCGGCGTCGCCCGGCTCGTGGAGCGCCGCATCCCCTTTCTGGCCGGCAAGGTCGATTTCCGTCCTGCGTCCGATGCCGCAGGAAGCTGCGACGCATTCACACTCTCCGCACGGCAAGGACGGCTGACGATCGAAGCGTCCTCGTCCTCCGCGGCAGCCACGGCCGTCAATTACTACCTGAACCATTACTGCGGGATGAGCCTGTCGCACAACGGCGACAACCTGCACGATCTGCCGTCGCTTCCGGAAGTCGTACCTTCGGTGACGGTCCGCTCTCCGTTCCGCTACCGCTACGCCCTCAACTACTGCACATACAACTATACCTATTCGTTTTACGACTGGAACGACTGGGAGCGCGAACTCGACTGGATGGCCCTGAACGGCGTCAATCTCATGCTCGCCCCCCTGGGGACCGAACTCGTCTGGGCCCGAACGCTGGAAGACGCCGGATTTACCGAAGAGGAGATCGGTGACTTCATCCCGGGGCCGGCTTTCACGGCATGGTGGCTCATGGGCAATCTCGAAGGATGGGGCGGCCCGATGAGCCGCGGCATGATGGAAAGCCGGGCCCGGATGCAGCGGCGTATCCTGGCGCGGATGGCCGAACTGGGCATCGAACCCGTATTGCAGGGCTTCTGGGGCATGGTTCCCAACAAGCTCCGGGAGAAATACCCCGACGCCCGGATCGTCGATCAGGGATTGTGGGGACGCATCTTCCCCCGCCCCGCGATCCTGCTCCCCGAAGACCCGCTCTTCGACCGGATGGCCGACCGCTACTACTCCGTCCTGCGGGAACTCTACGGCGACTCGGTGAACTACCTCGGCGGCGACCTCTTCCACGAGGGAGGCGATACGACCGGGATGCACGTGACCCGCACAGCGTCGTTGATCCAGGCCTCCATGCAGCGGCATTTCCCCGGATCGAAATGGATGCTCCAGGGATGGAGCGGCAATCCGAAGAAGGAACTGCTCGCAGGGCTCGACCCGGCATTGACCGTGGTCATCGACCTCTTCGGGGAGAGCGGTTCGACGTGGCGAAACACCGGGGAGTTCTACGGCACCCCGTGGATCTGGGCCACCGTAAACCATTTCGGCGGCAAGACCGATATGGGCGGCCAGCTTCCGGTGATTCTCGCGGGACCCCACGAGGCCCGTTCCGAATCCAAGAATCTCCTCTGCGGCGTGGGTATCCTGCCCGAAGGTATCGCCGCCAATCCGATCGTCTATGACTGGGCCCTGAAAACGGCCTGGGAGCCCGGAGCGCCCGATCCCGACGACTACCTGCGCCGATACATCGCCTATCGCTACGGCACATGGAACGACCATGTCCACGAAGCCTGGCGGCTGTTGCTGGGGTCCGTTTACGGCGAGTTCGCCATCAAGGGGGAAGGGACCTTCGAATCCATCTTCTGCGCCCGCCCCGGACTGGACGTCACCAGCGTTTCGACATGGGGCCCCAAACGGTTCCAGTACGACCCGGCAAAGCTCGTCGATGCGCTGGTCCTGTTCCGCAAGGCGGCGGAGCAGTACGGGAACTCGCCGACATACCGTTACGACCTGGCCGATCTGGCACGCCAAGTGCTCGCCAACCACGCCCGGGATATCTACCAAAGGACCGTCAAGGCATACCGTCGCGGCGATCGTGAAGGGTTCGGTCTGCTTGCGGCCGATTTCCTCGCGCTGCTCGGACTTCAGGACCGTCTCACGGGCACGCAACCGGATTTTCTGCTGGGACGATGGCTCGACAAGGCCCTGCATTACGGCGACAACGAACAGGAACGCCGTCAGTCGTTGAAAAACGCCAAGACGCAGATCACCTACTGGGGACCCGCCGATCCGAATACCCGCGTGCACGACTATGCCAACAAGGAATGGAGCGGCCTGCTCGCTGATTACTACCTGCCGCGCTGGAAGGCTTTCTTCGAGTATCTGAGCGCCGATATGGAGGGCCGGAAAATCCCCGAACCGGACTATTTCGGCATGGAAAAGGCATGGGCCGATTCCGGAAAGGAGTACCCGACCGAACCGCGCGGAGAGCTGCTCGCCAAGGTGGATTCGGTGCTGCTTGCCGTGCGTCCGCCCTACAAGGACCGGAACCTCACGCCCCGGGAACGTGCGAACGACCTGCTGGGACGGATGACCCTGCGTGAAAAGATCGCGCAGATGCGCCACATCCATTTCAAACACTTCGACGACGGAGGAGAGGTCGATCTCGAAAAACTGGCCTCCTCCACCGGCGGGGTCGGCTGGGGATGCGTCGAGGCGTTCCCCTACTCCTCCGAACAGTACATGAAGGCCATGCGGCAGATACAGGCGTACATGCGCAGCGACACCCGCCTCGGCATTCCGGTCATTCCCGTCATGGAGGGGCTTCACGGTGTCGTGCAGGACGGCAGCACGATCTTTCCGCAGGCCATTGCGCAGGGCGCGACCTTCAACCCGCAACTCGTCGGCGGAATGGCCGGCCATATCGCCGACGAAATGGAGGCCATCGGTGCAAAACAGGTGCTCGCTCCCGTACTCGACATCGCCCGGGAGCTGCGCTGGGGGCGCGTCGAAGAGACTTTCGGCGAAGACCCGCACCTGATCTCATGCATGGGCGCCGCCTACATGCAAGCCATGCACGCCAAAGGCATGATCACGACACCCAAGCACTTCGTCGCACACGGCACCCCCACGGCAGGGCTCAACCTGGCCTCGGTGAAAGGCGGCAAACGGGAGCTGATGAGCCTTTACGTGAAACCCTTCCGGGAACTGATCGCCGCGACGAAGCCGCTGTCTGCCATGAATTGTTACAGTTCCTACGACGACGAGGCGGTCACGGGTTCGAAATCCCTGATGACCGGACTGCTGCGCGACAGCCTCGGATTCAGGGGATACGTCTACTCCGACTGGGGTTCGGTCAGGATGCTCTCGCATTTCCACCGCGTGGCCGCTCCCGGAGGCGCCGCAGCCCGCATGGCCATCGAAGCCGGCATCGACCTCGAAGCCGGGAGCGAAGAATACCGACATGCGGAACGAATGGTCCGGGAAGGATTTCTCGACGAAAAACACATCGACCGGGCCGTCGGCAACATTTTATTCGCCAAATTCGCTTCCGGCCTCTTCGACGGGGAACCGGCGGACACGCTCGGCTGGCGGCGGAAGATACACGCTCCAGAAGCCGTGCGCCTCGCCCGGCAGATCGCCGACGAAAGCGCCGTACTGCTCGAAAACCGCAACGGCGTGCTGCCGCTGTCGCCCGGCAAACTGCGGTCGGTGGCCGTCATCGGCCCGAACGCCGACCGCGTACAGTTCGGCGATTACAGTTGGAGCGCGGAGAAGGACGAGGGCGTCACCCCGCTGCGCGGAATCCGGGAATACCTGGCCGGCTCCGGCGTGCGGGTGAACTATGCGGAGGGATGCGATCCCTATTCGCAGGACGAAAGCGGGTTCGGCGAAGCCCTGAAAGCCGCCCGCCGGAGCGACGTCGTCGTAGCATTCGTCGGGTCGCAGAGCGCCGTACTCGCCCGGGCATCCGAACCGGCGACCAGCGGGGAGGGCTACGATCTTACCAGTCTGCGTCTGCCGGGCGTGCAGGAGGAACTCGTCGAAGAACTCGCCCGGACGGGCAAACCGATGATAGTCGTGCTCGTGACGGGCAAACCGTTCGAACTGGCCCGCATCCGGGAACTGGCGGATGCCGTGCTCGTGCAGTGGTATGCCGGCGAGGAGGCCGGAGCCTCCGTCGCAGGAATACTTTTCGGGAAAACGAACCCTTCGGGCAGGCTCCCCGTCTCGTTTCCGCAGAGCGCCGGACACCTGCCGTGCTACTACAATCACCTGCCCACGGACAAAGGCTACTACAACAAGAAAGGCTCCCCCGACAGTCCGGGGCGCGATTACGTCTTCTCGGACCCCGAACCGCTCTATCCGTTCGGATACGGATTGAGCTACACGCGGTTCGAATATTCCGGAATGGAGACTGTTTCCCGGGAGCTCACCGCGACCGACACCCTGAAGGTGAACGTCCGCGTGAAAAACACGGGCAGCCGGACGGGCCGAGAAGTCGTGCAACTGTATGTCCGGGATCCGATAAGTTCCGTTGTGACCCCCGTCAGACAACTCCAGGCATTCGACAAGGTGGAGCTGGCCCCGGGCGAAGAGCGGCAGGTTCGTTTCTCGATACCCGTCCAACAGCTCGCCCTGTACGATGCCGGCATGCGGAGGGTCGTCGAACCGGGCGATTTCGAGTTGCAGGTCGGGGCCTCCTCCCGGGACATCCGGCTCCGCGACACGGTAACCGTGGCCGGTCGCGCAGACATCCCGGCCCCCAAGGCGACCGGTGCGGAAGCAGGCGCCGTCCGGAAGCCGGGAGCGGAGGTCGAGATTTCTGGAACGGTGCGCAACGTGCAGGCGGCGGTCATGCCGAACGTCAGGGTCTGCGCCGCATCGGCCCCCGCACGTGCCGTCGTGACCGACAGACACGGAAGATACGCCCTCCGCATCCGGACCAACGACCGGGCCGTCTTCGAACTGGAAGGCTACGAACGCCGGGAGATAGACGTCACGGAGGGCGGCAGCCTCGACATCGAGTTGGAACCGATCATGAACTGA